A single Triticum dicoccoides isolate Atlit2015 ecotype Zavitan chromosome 2A, WEW_v2.0, whole genome shotgun sequence DNA region contains:
- the LOC119358021 gene encoding uncharacterized protein LOC119358021, with product MDEDRFRRCSTKTARRRLRSLLVLAADYLKYLFMNRRRLLRRVARRTHAVLSSYHGKSNKRLPPYYPPRALMEHEFSCSNSPSPVFLAAKRLHSRLKRGAAAGAAVSSCFGATVGASYGSPPATEEDDVVEEEDEADGLACYELEPDVDYRAEEFISMFYEQLRAQNFPPVLQRSP from the coding sequence ATGGACGAAGATAGATTCCGGCGCTGCAGCACCAAGACGGCGAGGCGTCGTCTGCGCAGCCTCCTCGTCCTCGCCGCAGACTACCTCAAGTACCTCTTCATGAACCGGCGCCGACTCCTCCGCAGGGTGGCGAGGCGTACCCacgccgtcctctcctcctacCACGGCAAAAGCAACAAGCGTCTGCCGCCATACTACCCTCCTCGCGCGTTAATGGAGCACGAGTTCTCGTGTAGCAACAGCCCTAGCCCCGTGTTCCTCGCGGCCAAGAGGCTCCACTCACGGCTGAAGCGGGGTGCCGCCGCCGGCGCTGCCGTCTCTTCCTGCTTTGGCGCCACCGTTGGGGCCTCGTACGGGTCGCCGCCGGCGACAGAGGAGGACGATGTGGTTGAGGAGGAAGATGAGGCTGATGGGTTGGCCTGCTACGAACTTGAGCCTGACGTGGACTACAGGGCGGAGGAGTTCATCAGTATGTTCTATGAGCAGCTCAGGGCGCAGAACTTTCCTCCGGTTTTGCAACGCTCGCCATGA
- the LOC119355828 gene encoding oxygen-evolving enhancer protein 3-2, chloroplastic-like encodes MATMLCVPEPMENRTRFHQRWKGSAMAMALQLAIQSLAASLFRSPNKPATKPPSNGHRHPQEPTGSSRCSGRRSLAAAAAAAAVGTALLASQLLPPTAGIAGAFDLELRITIPEQSSEEAEAVVRTHARNLVRVKQFIDARSWRELQTALRASAANLKQDLYAIIQARPPGQRPELRRLYSDLFNNVTRLDYAARDKDEPQVQECYGNIVAAIDQIFARIM; translated from the exons ATGGCTACTATGCTGTGCGTACCTGAACCCATGGAGAACCGAACAAGATTCCACCAAAGGTGGAAAGGCTCCGCCATGGCAATGGCATTGCAGCTCGCCATCCAATCACTCGCCGCAAGCCTCTTCCGCTCTCCTAACAAACCCGCCACCAAGCCCCCGAGCAACGGCCACCGCCACCCGCAGGAACCAACCGGCAGCAGCAGGTGCAGCGGCAGAaggagccttgcggcggcggcggcggcggcggcagttggCACGGCGCTCCTCGCGTCCCAGCTGCTGCCCCCCACGGCAGGCATCGCGGGCGCGTTCGACCTCGAGCTCCGGATCACCATCCCGGAGCAGTCGAGCGAGGAGGCCGAGGCCGTGGTGAGGACGCACGCGAGGAACCTGGTGCGCGTCAAGCAGTTCATCGACGCCAGGTCGTGGCGGGAGCTGCAGACGGCGCTGCGGGCCAGCGCTGCCAACCTCAAGCAGGACCTGTACGCCATCATCCAGGCGAGGCCCCCGGGCCAGCGCCCCGAGCTCCGGAGGCTCTACTCCGACCTCTTCAACAACGTCACCAGA CTGGACTATGCAGCCAGAGACAAGGATGAGCCCCAAGTGCAGGAATGCTACGGTAACATTGTGGCCGCCATTGACCAGATTTTTGCCAGGATCATGTAG